DNA from Oxyura jamaicensis isolate SHBP4307 breed ruddy duck chromosome 4, BPBGC_Ojam_1.0, whole genome shotgun sequence:
AACTACCTCTCAGGAGCTTGCTGTGACTGATTGGTTGTGCTCAGAATCCAGATTCCTGGGACCCTCACACACAGACGTGACTGTGCTAGCTAGGAATGCTCTGCTTTTGCTTATTCCTTAGGTTACACGTTTCCATTCTCTGTTGTCTTCATTATTCCCTCTTTCCAGCCATTCATTCAGTTGCAACAGCAACTTCCAGATGGCAAAAAAGTCCCATTTATGCATGCATAGCTATGCTAAAGCACAGCTGTTGGCAGTATCAGGTTAAATACGACGCCAGATACCCTGTAATGAAGGATCGTAACAGCAGGCACTGGAGATTTAAACTTACcaataattaaaaacagtacAACCACTTTCTAGCTGTTGTGGAACTACGGCTCTGTTTGCAGTAGAACATGGGAACTTGTAAACATAAATACTCGTTGTGTGGAGACGGTGGCAGAAATGTTAgcggcagcagggctggaagaaatgtatttcatattttctcatgCACGGAGAGAAAACTTTGTGATTGCACTGCCTTCCTCCCCTGGTTAAAAATCAGATGGGGGGGGATTAAAAGTTAATACCAGGTTGCTCAGTTATTGTTTTTATATACTGGCTATTGTTACATAGGTCTGTTCATCAAGACGCAGGGCTGGCCACTGGGTCAGCCCAGTGCGGGGCCCTAACCTCACAGCTGTGTATTGCAGTAATGTGCTGCCTGCTCGCTGGGAGAATGCTAAGATGCCTCTTGTCTATGCAAAACCTGCAGTGTGGTGGCAGACTGACCTCTGCCAGCTGGataactctggaaaaaaaataataagggaAGACCCCTCCTTACTCTAGTGGAATAGAGATGGTTATTTGACTTTAAATAATGCTGTCTATCTTGCAGGCGACAAGACTCAGGGAAGTGAAAATGCAAGTGTTGAGCAGAATTTCTGAGGATGATTATTTTAGCTGGAAGCCATGGGAGCATCACGAGAGCATTGCAATGAGGCTGAGGGAACCTCTGCAGAAGGGCTTCTGCTCTAAAATGGATGGATAACTCCAAGCACAAAATGGCTTAAGATAAGAGGGCCGTGAGTAAAACCTAAATGATGTGTCTTAGCATTAAAGCAAATGCTTAGTGGGAGCTGAGGCTTGTTAGCAAACTTTGAGCACACTTTTTTATACACTGAGGTGTATATATTGctctaaaaatatatgtattagtTCCTTTAAGATGTCAGTAATACAGCAGTCACTAGCATGGATGCATGGGCCACCATGACCATAGGGGTTCACCAGCCTTGCAGTTGGTGTGGTGAACTCTATAtaggaaaagcagctttgtttcCAGACAGCACGCATGTAGCTATAACTTTTTAATCAATTCAGCTGAATTGCTGTGAACTCATCTCTGGCAAATCTTCAGCTGTTTCACACTCCTGAAGCCATGCGCAGAGACGGGTACTGAACAGGTACTGACATTCTATCTTTCTGCACTTTAAATACAGTTCTTTGTCCCTTAGTTGTTTgtaaatttctgattttttttctcacatgaAATTTGGTCTCCTTCCATAGACTAAATAGTCTTTGAAGGACTGAGTGAAAGAAACTTGTCCACTTCTTGGATCCTCAGCTGGGGATCCAATTTCTTCATGATACTCTGCTCcatttctcccctccctctttgCCCAGGCAGAGGTGTGAAGTTGCAATTTCAAGCCATAGCCTGCTTCTTCACTATCCTCAAAGCAATCTGACCATTGCCAGAGGGTTACCTCAGAAAGAAGAGAGTTTAGTGTCCAGCCCTGGCATGTGTTAGAGCATGGTGTGCTTGTCTTTCAAAATAACCACATACAGTTGTACTCAGAGCACGCTGAGGGCTGCCAAGGGAAGGACTCTTCCTAGCAAGGTCAGTGAGCAGGACTACAGCCTACCTGCTGTACTAAGTGCTCACTTGTGTCCCTGCccatattcctttttttttttttttttttttttgttacttcgTTCTGTTGTTGTAGGAATTTAAAGGAGGTGCCTTGCAAACTTCTCTTCCACCTAATTTTACTTgaagatagaaaacaaaacccaaaaaccAGCCAGCACCCATCAATTACAGGGAGCTTACAGCTAAAGGTAAAAATTAAGTTCTTGTTACCTGCATGTTTGCACAGAGAGCCTGACACTGTACAgttaaaggtgttttttgtttttctcctgtaaaacTTGCAGATAGCTCCTGGAAGTTTGAGCTATTTGCAAACTACAGAAGCCTGAATCCAATTTTGGCAGTTAATATCCAAAACTGAGTTAATAGCCTTTTTCTTGACACTATAAATAAAGTGTCATAGTAAATCAAACCATTCTGTGTACATGACTGTGAACAGAAACAAAGACTAAGTGCATTTGCATGTGCTCCAAGTTCAGGCCACAAAAACGTTACAATAAAAGTCTCTTGGAAAAGCAGCCCCTCCTGAATACTCACCGGATCCTATAAGGGCACAGATCAGCACCATGgagttgtattttatttctggagcACTCCTGTCATCTGAGAGCAGCCTGTGTAGAATCTGAACGAGCTGAGCGTTTTCAAGGTCCTTTTCGGCAGTGACTGAAATACAAGTGAAAACTTGTAAACCTGGAAGTGCCGCTTGGCTTGATACTTCAGTGTTTTAGCCGCTTGCTGAAACATGGATCTCTCACCGTACTGAAATTGGTGCTGTGGTACATAGCTCACTGGCATAAAACTGAAGCATGCATCAGATGGTATGATGATAGGAATCACAACTCTtgctataaaaatgcaaaatagtcTAACTGCTTGAAAGGACAATTACAGAGTTTAATAACAAAATCTAATCTTAAACGTGCAGTGAGCTGATGGAAAATCTGCCTGGCTTTCTAGCTATTTAAGCCAACACCTGAAATATGTAAGCTTTCAAGACTTTCACTGCctgaatttgcttttgaaaactttgTCTAACTTAAATACAGGCAGTGTAATTCTTGACTCCGGGGTAGAGAGATCCATTATTAAGACCGTGAAAAGCTTTGCAAGATCAGAATATGAGTTATGTCCTCTGTAGTTTTCTAAGAAACATTAATATACTGAATTCGGCCTCAGAACCTTTATAAACGTCTGAATGCAGGACAAGGGTTAGAAGTGTCATGTAATtacaagcattttttcctttcagttaaaacaaaacaattcccTGATGCATTGGCAGTGACTGGGAAGGTGAAAGTAGCATTTTGCTAGTACACCATGACAAGAGATGaaatcaagaacaaaaatacGTAATATTGCTTGTTTAGATCATCATCTTAGTTAACAAGCAAGCAAACGGGAGAAATAAAGCCCCCAGTGGGCATTTACCCTTCTTTGTTTGGTAAGCTGAAGTATTACAAAGGCAGGTCAAGACATGTACTCATCTCAGCCTTCATATGGCAACTCTTGCATCTATTTCTGTGGaatttagtaataataatgacatTTGGGGGCATCATCCACCTCTGTATGTATTCTTTAGCTCTCACGGATTAGGCAAGTGAAAGCTTTACTTCGATAAGCCCTCTCGAAAGGGGATTAACCATTCCAGTGCACGCAGACCTAGGTCATACAGTCTCCACTCTAAAATAGTTAGCCTTTGGGGTATTACCCCAAATCTGAGATCTGTTAGAGGGTGTTCTAGATTGTGTCTACCTACCAGAATAATGGAGTAGGAACTGTATCACGAGCAAGCTCCAGTTTTCTGCTTAACCTTATTTCCTGTCAGTGCATGACTTGCCATGTATTTCCGTGCTGCCGAAAGGCCGGTGGAAGAAGCAGCCTGCTCTACGTTGCAAAAGACGCTCGCACGACTCCCCCTGTGATTCTCATGGGCACAGACTCAGAAGAACGCAGGCAGAGTTAACCTCTGGGATACTCACCTAACTCTAGAGCTGCTATTAGTGCCAGCGCAACAAGAGCTTCGTTTTGCATTATTACATGTTCACTGGTCGCCATGGTTACTAAATGCTTGATGCCACCGCTCTGTACAATGGTCCTAATGACATCCTAAAAGAAATAgcatagaaataataataataaaaagattctGCAGTGCACACAAACTATTAAATAACAAAGTTGTCACCGATGCTGTGTTATCTCCAGGTAAGGCTACTCATTGGTTGTATGGACAGGGAAGAACTTTATACATAGATGTATATGTACATAAGCCTATAAATTATCTGTAATTATTCTAATTATAAGATGGACCTGTCAAACCACGCCAGTTAACCATCTATGGCGTTTTAGGTCTTTGATTTACCTGTAcattatcattaaaaattaGTTTGCACCTAATCTAAGTTTTCACAGTTATATGTGCAAAAATACTTGCAAAACATTGACTGAAAGTCAGGTAACTTTGCATGCCAAAGGGCAACagtccaaatatttttttttattattttttaaaactatttatttgttCTGAGGGTGCAAAGTTTTGAAATAGTTATTTCTTGGAATAAGAATCCAGTTTAAATTTTGAAAGATAGTGTTGAATTTCCATTCAAAGGATATATCCCCTCTAAACACCAACCACAAGCCAAAACTCATTAACTGTTACGTGTGTTTAGAAGGACTTAGAGGCCAGTGCTTGCACAGACTATGCAGTGACATTTTTTGTGCAAGCAAACAGACACAATATGATCATAaccttgaaaactgaaatacttcTAGTTATCATATTGAGGATGCTTGCGGTGCAAGTCACAGCTGAATGACTcaataatttaactttttaaaaatttattcttttctgaatGACATATACAggtatatatgtgtatatatatataaaacgtgtatatatattaaaaatatgtatatatatatttatacttttcCTTACTTGCAATGATGCTTCTTcttatttgtgatttttctggTAGAAATCCAAAAAGGTTTTGAGACTTCCTGGAATACTCTGGGAACTGCTAATTTCTACTTGAGTTGGTGGACAATTTTGGCTGTATGCCCTGACATGAAAATTGTAATGATTTTATAGGTGAACATCACCCTCCAAAAGGCAGTACCAAGCAGATAAGAGATGACAGCAGTCAGGTTCAGTACCAGTGTAGTTTAACTGACAAGTACCtactcctttttttaaaatgggataCAAGTTTCCTAAACCACCACTGTCTTTCTAAATACTAGTcgaaatacttttaaattaaaaaaaaaatgaatacaaatgtAATGTGCAGTAAAGAACCAGTTGTACCCATATCCAAACCTAGAGGGCagtaaaagcatttaaaaaaaaagcaaaaaacaaacccacctTCTCAGCTCTACATTTTCTTCTACCAAACACGTTTATTCTGTGAATACCTATTTGATATCTATCTATCTAGAAAGATAATAACGATTGAATGCAATGACTCCTTAGATATATCATCATAAAGTAGAAAATAGGGCATGCTAAACTTCTACAGGATACAACGCAAATTCAAACGGGTCAAGACTGAGCCACATTCACCCTAACAACGTTCTTTAATTGGCCTGCAACTCTGtgactgttttgctttgtttctatGTTTTTCCCCACATAGCTCCAGTGACTGTTTAAACCTGGTGCTTGAGTCTGACTGGCAAGTCCTGGAGGCAGAGAGGATGTAACGTATGAATTAACCAACATATGAATTAAGCAACCTGGCTTTCTAGAAATATTACGTACCAGAGGCCTTGGCTACTAATGATACGAAGTGCAAAGGTAACTCTTTGTACTTACAAGCTGAAATTTTCGCCACTCACTTACTTTTGATTTGCTGTGTCGTATAAGTGCAGACAGTAGTCTGTTTGACTCTCCCATCACACCCGCGTGATCCTTGGCTTCACACCACTCCACCAGTCGTTCCAccagctttgcattttttcccagctgttcAGCTGCTTCTGCTACATGTTGCCGGAGCCAACAACACAACAGAaaagttgtcattttttttaaaggaagtgttagaaaaataagctgaaagTCACTAACTAGAAGGAGTTTAAATAGAACTTTGCCAGCTTGAGCTAACAGTGTGAAAAGTTGAGGTTGCATGGAAGCAAGTAAAGccaaaatggaaacaaaataccAAAAGCACTCATAACCCAGTTCCCAAGTAAAACTCAGTTAATTCAGCCCAGTTAGAGGCTTGTGCATGGATTAACAGTGGTGAAAATAAAGGTGGTGTCACACTCCTAGGTGAGCCAActcaaaaatttaaaaagaaagcaccaCTGTTGTCAGTTAGATTAGGCTTCGTAgatgtgtcctggtttcagttaggacagagttatttttcctcctagtagctggtagggtgctatgttttggattaggatgagaagagtgctgataacatgctgatgttttaattgctgcagggcagtgcttatactaagccaaggacttttcagctcctcgctctgtcctgccagcgggcaggctgggggtgcagcaagagctgggaggggacaaacccaggacagctgacccaaactggccaaaggggtattccataccatctgacgtcatgctgaacaatatctaggggtggctagccgggggggaggaggctggctgctcggggataggctgggcattggtcagcaggtggtgagcaattgcattgtgcatcacttgtttcatacacattattagtagtagtactgttattattattattttcctgtcttaataatctgtctttatctcaactcacaggcttcactttcctgtttctcccccccatcccagagaaggaggggggagggtgagcgaatggctgcgtggtgttcagctgctggccgggttaaaccacaacaagatGTTAAGTTGCATAAGTTTCTTCAATTAAATTTCTATTTCACAGCTAGTAGCTATGCTAGAACTGCAATGgatcttttgaaaaaaaatctgctctactaggtcaaaaataaatacttggcTAATTATCtcattaataactttttttttgatgtctGATTTAATAAATACAGATCTTAGGCACAGAACAAGAGGCAGAACTGAAAGGTGCATGCTCATTTTGAAATTGCAGCTTATCAATTAGCAAGTGCAGTAGTGTGCTCCAAGAAGCTAGGTACAGCTAGAAAATGCAGCAAGTGAACAGCAAAGCTGGAGTGGTAGCTTAAAACTCCCACGCCTCAACGCATACTCATAATGTGACAGTGTAGGAGAGTTCTGAAGTACAAAAGTAAATAAGCATTTGACACCTATTCTGAGGGTCCCTAGTAGTCAATTTAGGAGTGCTGAGAAAAAGTCAACccacattttctctccctttgcaTATGTATTAGGTTTATTCCAAGAACTCaggcttaaaattaaaaagaacaaacaacagcaacaacaacaacaaaaaaacaaacaataaaaaccccctctgcttctcttctctcttaGCAGTATATCACAGACTGAACCAAAGAGAATTACTTAACATAGAGAACAGCTTATTTTTACCTTGTGCATCTATTAACATTCTTAATGTTCCCAGCAGCTTGAATTGAACAGGGGGCATCTCCGATCTGAGAAATTTCAATACTGCTTCTGCAACGCCAGCGGATAGCATCTTAGCCTTATTTACAACTGCATGAATAAAGAACAGGAACGATCTCAAGAACATTTCTGGAACGTGCAATTTATTTCCAAGATAGTCTTGATGCAATTTTTAAGACAGTTTGAAAAATAGCTTGTGAACACAGACCTCAGGAACGTGAGCGTGTGCTGacaatgctgtgttttagaaaaatgttgGGGTTGCTAAGATGCAGGTATGAAATGCAGTGCTTTGTCCCAGCATGCATAACTAATCTCCAGTGTTCACCCTGACCATGAACTGAAGGCTAGACTTCTCCACCTTGGGAGTCCTCCACAAAATGAACCAAGCAGAAGCCCAGGCTACAACTTACCTGTGCCCCAAAATATGGAGAAACATCTCTGATTCCCAACAACTCTTGTGTTTCTCATAAAGAAACTAACACATCCAATTAGCAGAGCAACCTCATACCCAGTTCCAATACTTtacacaaaaaaacactgtggCCTGACATGTCTGAAGTCCTGGTAAGGCCTCCCCAACCTGTCTTTCATCCCTTCCACTAGTCTAATTTCTCCACTCCCATGGAGCTCTCTGAAATCCATGTAAGGTGCAAGCTTGGGCTAATATtgtacttagaaaaaaaaacaaaaaacttatttcatATTCAAAGTAGTGTTTAACAAGCAGTTCATCATGGGGCCAATTATTCCTTGctcatttttctgtaacaatATCCATTAAATCTTGTTTAGGTCTCTGGCTGACATCCCTGAGCATAGGCTACAGGGAAGCTTTCCAACCGATGTAAGTTAAAAGAACTACCCAAGAAATATAAGCAAGTGGCGTGCCACTAAAGCTGCATGGGTTTAGTATGTATGCACaatcatttttagaaaattactCTTAGTCAAAACTGGAAATAGTAAAATAAGGTTAAATGGATAAAAGGCTTATTTTGTGGCCTTGTACCAGAAAGCATCTATAATTATTAtaggcttgttttgtttttatgtgcaGGTAATCTGTCTTTTACATTTGGGTAATCAAAACTCACACAAGTGGagttattaaaaatgacaaaattagcATTCGGTTCATTGCCTGCAAACAGTGACCAATTGGAACAGGTTGGCTATTCCAACAGTACAGCTCCAGCTCTAACTTCTGAACTGTCAAAGCTTTAGGAGTTACTGAAACACTGCATCTCCCTGTAATTTGGGCACTGCTGTCTGCTGGGGACCCTCAGCTGTGGAAGAGAACCCAAatggaacaaatgaaaaaatgcagtgctCTGCATGGAAGGTTTTGAGAAATCCTATCTGAGGCCTCAGCTCCATGCCTGCCACAAAGCTGCCCTTTCCTTGGTAGGGGATGATACCGTGGGTTCAAAGTGGCCAAAGGATGGCTGAGGGgtctgtgatttatttaaaactgctgGCTGCATCTGCTGTGCAAAAACTACAAAAAGCAATTCTGGGCCTGAATGAAAAGCAGCGGGCTGACCTGCCTCCAGAAGTGTCAGTCAGTGCTCCCACCCTCAGCCCCTGGGGCTTGCAGGGGGAGAACAGAATTTCACATCCGTGCAATTAGCAATGCAAAGGGAGGCTTACCAGGAATAGCCAGGTTTCTGAGCGCACTCAGGGCTGCGTGCTGCACAGTTACGTTTCCGTCTTCGACATGTCTGTCTAGCAGATCCATCAGCTTTTGAACTATGCCATTATCCACCATATGGATGCAGTTTCCGTCTGTGCAAGATGAGACAATTGTCACTtacaaatgaaagaatattactaagatttttatttgagctttttaagaacagaattGTCACTTCCCTGCTCCTTTCTAGATTTTATTGCTGGAGAATTTGACCACCATCATCAACGGGAGTTGCAGTGCTCATGACAAATTTAGAATAGTGATATGAGAAACACGGAAGAAGGCAGAAATCTCCTATACGTCTATTACAAATGTGAAAggtttaatttaattatttatttttttaaagttggtTTAACACTTTCCAGGATTTTAAAGTATAAAACTACGAATGTTGCTGTATAGCTTCATACTAGCTTTAACACTGCACACGTTTTCTGTGTATCTGTACAGATGTAGCATGACAGAAAGGcgcaaataaatacatgcaagaTACTATAGCATATTCTTACCATTTCTGGCAAAATTTGCAATAGCCAATGCTCCTGCAAGCTGTAGCTGATGGCTATTGGAAGGAATCCACGAAAGCACTCTTTGGAACACgctgccttttcctccttcaaatAACTTTTGCATGGATTCATCTGGAATAAAAAGGCAAAGCTTTGTCAGCAAGCCAAAAAAACGTTAGGGAGAATTCTTCTCTTTATGTGTGTCAAGTTCTGCTGGCTTCACTACAATTTATCCAGTCCTGCAATCAGATGAGAGAAAATCTGACCTACTATATGTTAAATGGCAGGTCCTTTAGGTTATTTATaaatttgtttaataaatagTAAACTTCAGCAGCCAAATGGTATACAGGTGTCTGCTGTTGCTTTGCAGAAGGCAAATGGTACTTACACTGTACTTACCTCCAAGCAATAATAAAACCATAAGATCTGAAGCTGTTTTAAGCTCTGCAACATCATCCTCTTTGTCACTATCCACAGTCTTCTGGA
Protein-coding regions in this window:
- the RAP1GDS1 gene encoding rap1 GTPase-GDP dissociation stimulator 1 isoform X7, producing MCEFRSSVVLRYYHTIIFNGVVPNSTQILLFGVSMCVTEGHGAIEIQVLDTLQSQLINMGVIPTLVKLLGIHCQNAALTEMCLVAFGNLAELESSKEQFAYTNIAEELVKLFKKQIEHDKKEMIFEVLAPLAENDVIKLQLVEAGLVECLLEIVQKTVDSDKEDDVAELKTASDLMVLLLLGDESMQKLFEGGKGSVFQRVLSWIPSNSHQLQLAGALAIANFARNDGNCIHMVDNGIVQKLMDLLDRHVEDGNVTVQHAALSALRNLAIPVVNKAKMLSAGVAEAVLKFLRSEMPPVQFKLLGTLRMLIDAQAEAAEQLGKNAKLVERLVEWCEAKDHAGVMGESNRLLSALIRHSKSKDVIRTIVQSGGIKHLVTMATSEHVIMQNEALVALALIAALELVTAEKDLENAQLVQILHRLLSDDRSAPEIKYNSMVLICALIGSEPLQKEVQSMAFLEVVSKLRSHENKTVAQQASLTEQRLAVES
- the RAP1GDS1 gene encoding rap1 GTPase-GDP dissociation stimulator 1 isoform X5, giving the protein MRINGHLLRSVLHDNLSDALKKLKITTTDSTADSLEGCLDCLLQALAQNNMETSEKIQKSGVLQVFASLLMPQSSCTAKVANIIAEVARNEFMRNPCVDAGLIPPLVQLLNCKDQEVLLQTGRALGNICYDSHTLQSQLINMGVIPTLVKLLGIHCQNAALTEMCLVAFGNLAELESSKEQFAYTNIAEELVKLFKKQIEHDKKEMIFEVLAPLAENDVIKLQLVEAGLVECLLEIVQKTVDSDKEDDVAELKTASDLMVLLLLGDESMQKLFEGGKGSVFQRVLSWIPSNSHQLQLAGALAIANFARNDGNCIHMVDNGIVQKLMDLLDRHVEDGNVTVQHAALSALRNLAIPVVNKAKMLSAGVAEAVLKFLRSEMPPVQFKLLGTLRMLIDAQAEAAEQLGKNAKLVERLVEWCEAKDHAGVMGESNRLLSALIRHSKSKDVIRTIVQSGGIKHLVTMATSEHVIMQNEALVALALIAALELVTAEKDLENAQLVQILHRLLSDDRSAPEIKYNSMVLICALIGSEPLQKEVQSMAFLEVVSKLRSHENKTVAQQASLTEQRLAVES
- the RAP1GDS1 gene encoding rap1 GTPase-GDP dissociation stimulator 1 isoform X6, with the protein product MVRFSTRTFLLEHLQFFTSLVKFMRNPCVDAGLIPPLVQLLNCKDQEVLLQTGRALGNICYDSHEGRNAVDHAGGAHIVVDHIRSLCNKTDPASEKLLTVFCGMLMNYSNENDTLQSQLINMGVIPTLVKLLGIHCQNAALTEMCLVAFGNLAELESSKEQFAYTNIAEELVKLFKKQIEHDKKEMIFEVLAPLAENDVIKLQLVEAGLVECLLEIVQKTVDSDKEDDVAELKTASDLMVLLLLGDESMQKLFEGGKGSVFQRVLSWIPSNSHQLQLAGALAIANFARNDGNCIHMVDNGIVQKLMDLLDRHVEDGNVTVQHAALSALRNLAIPVVNKAKMLSAGVAEAVLKFLRSEMPPVQFKLLGTLRMLIDAQAEAAEQLGKNAKLVERLVEWCEAKDHAGVMGESNRLLSALIRHSKSKDVIRTIVQSGGIKHLVTMATSEHVIMQNEALVALALIAALELVTAEKDLENAQLVQILHRLLSDDRSAPEIKYNSMVLICALIGSEPLQKEVQSMAFLEVVSKLRSHENKTVAQQASLTEQRLAVES